Proteins found in one Solitalea lacus genomic segment:
- a CDS encoding M16 family metallopeptidase, which produces MEILNRKSAPESKAIENIKLIKPETEVLPNGINLYYIDASDADLVRVEFMFPNLQWRASEPLAIGAANSMLNEGTTHYSASQLADKIDFYGAFYQHEAGFDHSSVTLYSLNKHLKSTLPIIKEIITEASFPEQELATYIQNSKQKLQVNLQKNDFVARKKFNEVLFGAGAYYGYNVSLADYQGLTREQLVQIRNRQYTASNCTIIISGKVKAEERALVAELFGTADWLSNEKIELNKSVFSSSQTIAHLVEKPDALQSAIRLGKPLINKTHPDFQAVQVLNTVLGGYFGSRLMSNIREDKGYTYGIGSAIVSLKDAGYFFVATEVGADVCANALTEIYKEIELLKNELIPEQELNLVRNYMQGSFLGSLENAFSHADKFKGILFYGLDYDFYDRFFDTIKSITPQRLQQLANEYFTGDFYEVVVGKK; this is translated from the coding sequence ATGGAAATTTTAAACAGAAAGTCTGCGCCTGAATCAAAGGCTATTGAAAATATAAAGTTAATTAAGCCGGAAACAGAAGTGTTACCCAATGGTATCAATTTGTATTATATCGATGCATCTGATGCTGATTTGGTAAGAGTGGAATTCATGTTTCCAAATTTGCAATGGAGGGCCTCGGAACCGTTGGCCATTGGAGCAGCCAATTCCATGTTAAATGAGGGTACAACGCATTATTCAGCATCACAACTGGCTGATAAGATTGATTTCTATGGAGCTTTCTATCAACATGAGGCAGGTTTTGATCATTCAAGTGTAACCCTATACAGTTTAAATAAACACCTGAAAAGCACGCTGCCAATTATTAAGGAAATTATTACTGAAGCTTCTTTCCCCGAGCAAGAGCTGGCCACTTACATACAAAATAGTAAGCAGAAGCTGCAGGTTAACTTGCAAAAGAATGATTTTGTAGCCCGTAAGAAATTTAATGAGGTTTTGTTTGGTGCCGGTGCTTATTATGGTTACAATGTGTCATTAGCCGATTATCAAGGCTTAACCCGTGAGCAATTGGTTCAGATTCGTAACAGGCAATACACCGCAAGTAATTGTACTATAATCATTTCAGGTAAGGTTAAAGCAGAAGAACGGGCATTGGTAGCTGAATTATTTGGTACTGCTGACTGGCTTTCAAATGAAAAGATTGAATTAAATAAATCTGTCTTTTCATCTTCGCAAACAATAGCTCATTTAGTAGAAAAACCAGATGCATTACAGTCGGCAATACGATTAGGTAAGCCGTTGATCAACAAAACTCATCCTGATTTTCAGGCTGTACAAGTGTTGAATACAGTTTTAGGTGGTTATTTTGGTTCTCGCTTAATGTCAAACATCAGGGAAGATAAAGGCTATACCTACGGCATTGGGTCAGCAATAGTTTCGTTAAAAGATGCAGGTTATTTCTTTGTGGCAACCGAAGTAGGGGCCGATGTATGTGCAAATGCTTTAACGGAAATATATAAGGAGATTGAATTGTTGAAGAATGAACTGATTCCGGAGCAAGAGCTGAATCTGGTGAGAAACTACATGCAAGGATCGTTTTTGGGAAGCTTGGAGAATGCTTTTTCACATGCGGATAAATTTAAAGGAATTCTTTTCTACGGTTTGGATTATGATTTTTATGATCGTTTCTTCGATACTATAAAATCCATTACCCCACAACGATTACAACAACTGG
- a CDS encoding M16 family metallopeptidase → MIHFERFTLDNGLRVLVHEDPTTPMAVLNVLYDVGARDEDPDKTGFAHLFEHLMFGGSINIPSYDEPLQRVGGENNAFTTNDITNYYIQVPAVNIETAFWLESDRMLSLAFSEKSLEVQRNVVCEEFKQRYLNQPYGDVWLNLRPLAFKKHPYQWATIGKELSHIENATLDDVKAFFAKHYNPQNAILVVAGKVTLEEVKRLAQKWFGPIPGGEKYNRNLPQEPVQSNAQVQTITAKVPLNAIYKAFHIGSRKEKEFYATDLISDILSRGDSSRLYRSLVKEQQLFSEINAYVSGDMDPGLFIVEGKLVEGIVMEEAEKAILEELNRMKNEQIPVEELTKVKNKIESTMVFSELNLLDKAMNLAYFELMGNAANYNLEKEKYQQVTAFQIQEQANAIFTENNCSTLYYLAN, encoded by the coding sequence ATGATTCATTTTGAACGTTTTACTCTAGATAACGGACTTCGTGTGTTGGTGCACGAGGATCCAACTACTCCAATGGCTGTGCTCAATGTATTATATGACGTTGGAGCACGAGATGAAGATCCTGATAAAACAGGCTTTGCCCATCTATTTGAGCATTTAATGTTCGGAGGATCCATTAATATTCCTTCGTACGATGAGCCTTTACAACGTGTAGGAGGGGAGAACAATGCCTTTACCACTAATGATATTACCAATTACTATATTCAGGTTCCGGCGGTAAATATTGAAACTGCTTTTTGGCTTGAGTCTGACCGGATGTTAAGTTTGGCTTTTTCAGAGAAAAGTTTAGAAGTACAGCGCAATGTGGTTTGTGAAGAATTTAAGCAACGTTATTTAAATCAACCCTATGGCGATGTTTGGCTAAACCTTCGTCCATTGGCTTTTAAAAAACACCCGTATCAATGGGCTACCATTGGCAAAGAACTTTCTCATATTGAAAATGCTACCTTGGATGATGTGAAGGCGTTTTTTGCTAAGCATTATAATCCTCAGAATGCTATTTTGGTAGTTGCAGGCAAAGTTACCCTGGAAGAAGTAAAACGATTGGCGCAAAAATGGTTTGGTCCTATACCAGGCGGAGAAAAGTATAATCGTAATTTACCGCAGGAGCCTGTTCAATCCAACGCCCAAGTGCAAACAATTACTGCAAAAGTGCCTTTAAATGCAATTTACAAAGCTTTTCATATTGGAAGCCGTAAGGAGAAAGAATTCTATGCAACAGATCTGATTTCAGACATTCTTTCACGTGGGGATTCTTCACGCTTATACCGTTCCTTAGTAAAAGAACAACAATTGTTTAGTGAAATAAATGCCTACGTTTCAGGTGATATGGATCCTGGACTTTTCATTGTTGAGGGTAAACTGGTTGAAGGAATAGTTATGGAAGAAGCTGAGAAAGCTATTCTTGAAGAGCTTAATAGAATGAAGAATGAGCAAATTCCAGTTGAAGAGCTTACCAAGGTCAAAAATAAAATTGAGTCAACCATGGTGTTTTCAGAACTTAATCTGCTCGATAAAGCCATGAATCTAGCTTATTTTGAATTGATGGGAAATGCGGCTAATTATAACCTTGAAAAGGAGAAATATCAACAGGTTACCGCTTTTCAGATTCAGGAGCAGGCCAATGCTATCTTTACCGAAAATAATTGTTCAACACTGTATTACCTTGCCAATTAA